The following coding sequences are from one Ornithodoros turicata isolate Travis chromosome 1, ASM3712646v1, whole genome shotgun sequence window:
- the LOC135377731 gene encoding proteasome subunit alpha type-7-like, which produces MGTARYDRAITVFSPDGHLFQVEYAQEAVKKGSTAVGIKGKNIVVLAVEKKSVAKLQDERTVRKICLLDDHVVMAFAGLTADARILIDRARVECQSHKLTVEDPVTLEYITRYIAQLKQRYTQSNGRRPFGISALIAGFDFDGTPRLFQTDPSGVYHEWKANATGRSAKTVREYLEKNYAADKMESDEAAVKLAIRALLEVIQGHNLEVAVMRRGQALKMLETKEIEKYVEEIEKEKEEEAEKKKQKK; this is translated from the exons ATGGGCACTGCACGATACGATAGAGCTATCACAGTATTCTCACCCGATGGACACCTTTTTCAAGTGGAGTACGCACAAGAAGCTGTCAAGAAAGGATCAACAGCC GTCGGCATCAAAGGAAAGAATATTGTCGTTTTGGCTGTTGAGAAGAAATCGGTGGCCAAACTGCAGGATGAGAGGACAGTACGAAAAATATGCCTGCTGGATGATCACGTAGTGATGGCTTTTGCTG GTTTAACAGCCGACGCACGAATACTAATAGATCGTGCTCGAGTAGAGTGTCAAAGCCACAAGCTCACAGTTGAAGATCCTGTGACATTAGAGTACATCACACGGTACATTGCTCAACTTAAGCAG AGGTACACCCAAAGCAATGGCCGAAGACCTTTTGGGATATCTGCACTTATTGCTGGTTTCGACTTTGATGGGACTCCTAGACTCTTTCAGACAGACCCCTCAGGTGTTTACCATGAATGGAAG GCCAATGCAACTGGACGTAGTGCAAAGACAGTGCGAGAGTACCTGGAGAAAAACTATGCTGCTGACAAGATGGAATCTGATGAGGCGGCTGTTAAGTTGGCCATTCGTGCCCTTTTGGAAGTTATTCAGGGTCACAACCTCGAAGTTGCAGTCATGAGACGTGGCCAGGCACTTAAG ATGCTGGAGACAAAAGAAATCGAAAAGTATGTTGAAGAGATTGAGAAAGAGAAGGAGGAAGAGGCtgaaaagaagaagcagaagaagtaA
- the LOC135377732 gene encoding probable nuclear transport factor 2, whose amino-acid sequence MSLNPNYDTIGKTFVQQYYCMFDDPAQRQGLGNFYNEEKSLMTFEGMQIFGRTKILEKIQGLSFQKIGHQITAIDCQPMFDGGILISVLGQLKTDDDPAHTFTQVFVLKPIADSFYVEHDVFRLALHHTA is encoded by the exons ATGAGTCTAAATCCAAACTACGATACTATTGGAAAAACATTTGTGCAGCAGTATTATTGTATGTTCGACGACCCGGCACAACGGCAGGGTCTTGGAAATTTCTACAAT GAAGAGAAGTCACTGATGACGTTTGAAGGCATGCAAATATTCGGCAGGACGAAAATTTTAGAAAAAATACAG GGCTTGAGCTTCCAGAAGATAGGTCATCAAATTACAGCCATCGACTGTCAGCCCATGTTTGACGGCGGGATACTTATATCGGTTTTAGGACAGCTCAAG ACGGATGATGACCCAGCCCACACGTTCACGCAAGTGTTTGTGCTGAAACCAATTGCAGACAGCTTCTACGTTGAACATGATGTGTTCAGACTAGCACTGCACCATACAGCATGA